AGGTTGTACGGCGCGAACAGGGTATGGCTCTGGGTTGGCGCCCATGGCTTGCCGCCGAACTCGAACTCCGGGCGGATCCAGTCTGATTGCTGCGGAGAAACGCGAGCCGTCGAGAACTCGTCGGCCACGTTGGTCGTGATTTTGACGCCGACCCAGAGGCCCGAATAGCGCGAGAGCGCGAAACCCTTGAGTCCCAGATCGATGACGCCCTGGACATCGCCGGGGTAGAGCACCGGCATCTGCGCATCGAACAGCGCGACTTCGGAGGCGGACGGAACGGTCGAGGATTTCGAGGCCGGATCGTCGCCGGCAACCGCGAGGACGCCGCCGTGCTTGCCCACGCCCGTCAGGTTGGCATGGCGGAAGGCATCGCCGGTGCGATCGACGCCTGGGCCTTTGCCGTACCAGATCCCGAGCACACCGTCGTAGCGCGGCTGAGGCAGCAGGTTTGCCAACTGCGCGCCAAAGACCGCGGTGGCGCCGAGGTCCTCGTTCACGCCGGGAAGAAAGGTGACCTGGTGTGCGGTCAGGATCTTGCCGACTGCCGCCAGTGCCGAGTCGTAGCCGCCGAGGGGAGAGCCGCGATAGCCGGAAATCAGGGTGGCGGTATTGAGACCGGCGCGTCGATCGGCACGGTGCTGATCGAGCGGCAACCGGACCAGGGCCTGCACGCCGGACAGCGCGATGGTGCCATCTTCCAGCAAATACTTGTCGTCGAGCGACGAACGGGCGCGGTCGGTCATTCTCGGAATCTATGCTTGCGAGGCTCGAAGCGCCTGTTTGTCGATCTTACCGATCGGCAGCATCGGCATATCCGTTGCGACGACGAATCGTTTGGGAACTTTGTAGTTTGCGAGGGCGGCTCGGCAGTGCTGTTCCAGATCGTCGGGCGTCGGCGACCGGCCCGGATGGACCAGCACGAAGGCGTGACCGACTTCCTGGAAGGTCGGGTCTGCGACGCCGATCACCGCCGCCATGGCGACATCGGGATGGCTTTCCAAAACTATCTCGATCTCGCGCGGGTAGACATTGTAGCCGCCCGACTTGAACATCTCCTTGAGCCGGCCGATCAGCCGGTAGCTGCCATCGGGGTTGACCGTGCCGAGGTCGCCGGTGTGCATCCAGCCGTCGGCGGTAAAGAGCGCCGCAGTGGCCTCGGGGCGGTTCCAGTAGCCGAGGGTGAGGAAGTCGCCGCGGACCTGGACCTCGCCGGTCTCGCCGGGGGGCAGGGCGGTGCCGTCGCTGGCTGCGATACGCATCTCGTACTCGTCGACCGGCCAGCCGATCGATCCGGCGAGGACTTCGATGCTGTCGCTGTCGAAGGTAAAGGTGACCGAGCCGACGGTTTCGGTCAGGCCGTAGGCGCTTGCCAGGTCGGGACATTTGGTGCGCAGTCGCTCGATCAGGGTGACCGGGGCTGCCGCGCCGGCCCAGATGATCAGCTGCACCCGCGAGAAATCAGTAGCTTCGAAGCGCGGGTGGCGGGCCAGGTACTCCAGCGCAGTCGGCACGTGGCCCAGGACGGTGGCGCCTTCCTGCTCCAACAGCTCGAGCATGCCGCCCGGCTCGAACTGCTCCTGGAAGATGAGGGCGCCGCCGGGTACCAGGGTGTCGCAGGTGATGTCGCCGGCGCAGCCGATATGATTGATCGGCAGATTGTTGACCATGCGAAGCGGCTGAACGGGCCAGACACCGTGCTGGACGCGAGCCACCCGAATCAAGCCGTGGTGACTGATCAGGGCACCTTTCGGCTGGCCGGTCGTGCCGCTGGTGTAGACGATCAGGCAGGGGTCCGTCGTGGAGACGGATGCCCGCACCTCGGTAAGCTGCGTATCTGACAGGGCAGCCCCGGCCTCGAGGAAGCGCTTGCGTGAGTCGGGGGCCTCGTCGGGGCCGTCGAGGGCCACCCACTGTCGCACCCCGGGGTGCGCAGCGGCCAGAGCCGCGAGGTCGGCGCGGTAGTCGCGGTCGCCCACCGTCTGTCGTGCAAAGAC
This genomic interval from Gemmatimonadales bacterium contains the following:
- a CDS encoding acyl--CoA ligase; this translates as MTRTVRPARPLPEAKRPPRLDLISDYPRYWAGIDPDRDAVIFRPLRWSYRELADQVDNYARALLAAGVRPGHRVATLSTPHPDFYVTFLAAASIGAIWVGLNPRYQRRELDYVLGDATPSLVFARQTVGDRDYRADLAALAAAHPGVRQWVALDGPDEAPDSRKRFLEAGAALSDTQLTEVRASVSTTDPCLIVYTSGTTGQPKGALISHHGLIRVARVQHGVWPVQPLRMVNNLPINHIGCAGDITCDTLVPGGALIFQEQFEPGGMLELLEQEGATVLGHVPTALEYLARHPRFEATDFSRVQLIIWAGAAAPVTLIERLRTKCPDLASAYGLTETVGSVTFTFDSDSIEVLAGSIGWPVDEYEMRIAASDGTALPPGETGEVQVRGDFLTLGYWNRPEATAALFTADGWMHTGDLGTVNPDGSYRLIGRLKEMFKSGGYNVYPREIEIVLESHPDVAMAAVIGVADPTFQEVGHAFVLVHPGRSPTPDDLEQHCRAALANYKVPKRFVVATDMPMLPIGKIDKQALRASQA